Below is a window of Candidatus Neomarinimicrobiota bacterium DNA.
CTTGACGAGAGCGTCAGGAGCAAAGAAGTCACAACAGTAAAGAGCGTAACCATGGGGGAGAAAACATTCTATCCTTTCTGGGTGGGCTATTTCGAGAAAGGTGACGGTCATGATTTCGGTGCGGTTGATGCGGTAACGGGGGAAAGGCAGGGCGTCCGGATGCGTAGAATGTTGCTAAAGGCGCTTCGTCAGATTACCCGGGTCGACGGGTAAGAGCCGCGTGTAATTCTTAGGATTCTTGAGTAAATTATTCCGAGAGGTTGATCCTTTACCGAAGATAGAGATCACGTGACATGTGGCGGATCGCTGCGTCACGAAAATGGCTGTTCTAATCATGATCACAAGCAATCAACAAGCTCGTGAGCAAGTACGCAAAGCGTACAGAAGGAGAGGTAAGGACCTGTTTTTGGGAAAGCTCGCAGCCAATGTTTATGTCATGAAGAATGACGGGAAAGCTCTCATGTGGGCCTGGAAGGAAAAAAGGCGCAACCCCATGTTTGTGGATCTCTATGCGGCAGAAGAGCTCAGGAAGTGGCAAATACCGGAAGACATTAGAAGGGCGGCAGAATGGAAACTGGAAAAGGGGAGGGCAAGTTATCCCAGGAAGGAAGAAACTCTGGCGAAGGAGAATCTTCCGAGCATGGGGGAGCTGGAGAAGATCGAACTGAACTTTTCTCTCAGTTCGCTCAGGAAGAGATAACCCTTCTGAAGGAAGAGGAAGAGCAGGGATCCAGGCGCGAGGGTCTCTCGCCGGGATTGAAAAAGAGCTTGCGGGGAGTTCTGGAGAAATATCTCTCCGAGTGGCGTAAGAAGAAGGAGGATTAGGCACATTGAAAACGGTAAGGACGGGCAATTTGAAATTGGTACTTGAGAACATTGGAGGTCTCGTCGGCCGGCACGAATATGTGCTAAAAGAGGGTTTGAACCTCATTTCCGCCCCCAACGCTGCCGGGAAGAGTTCCATCATCCATGGTTTACAGGCGCTCATCATGGACAGCAAGGAACTGGAAAAAAAGAGCCATTTTTTGAATGCATTCGAACAGTCAGGACGGGCTGAGCTTTCGTGGGATCACAGCCATTCGGTTCGCCGGATCATTGGAGGGAATGGATCAGTCTCGGTGGGAGGCGACGCCATCCATCCGGAGGAGCAGAAATGTAGCCTGTTTGCGGTTGCCAGCGAGGACAATGAGCTTCTGGCGAGGATCAAATCCGGTAGGCCCATTAGAAACCTCATTCTTGAATTTTCAGATTACCGCTATTTCCAGCTCTTTGGGGAATATCTTCAAGGTGAGCTCGAAGGAAATGAAAACGAGCTCAGCAAGCACCACGACACGTTGACAAAGTTGAAATCGCTATATGGTGACCTGAAGAAAAAGGAGCAGGACCTCGCCCGTTGCGAGGAGGAACGCGGTAAAGTCGCAGAGATATCTATGGACGCTATCGCTGAGAACAAGAAGCTGACCATGACTCTGTCGTCACTGGATTTTGAGCTCAGTGAACTGATAGCCGAAATTGCGCACATTCACGGAAAGTACCAAAGAGTCAAGAACCGTATCGCAAGCAGCGAAGATAAGGAAAGGCGTTTGAGATCGGAAGTCTCCCAGTTCGAGCGGGAACACCCTGACATCGAGGACGAACTGGAAAAACTTCAGGAGACGCTCACCGAGATTCGACAGAAAGATTCAGAGTCAGAAGCCCGAGCAGCCGTTAACAATGACAGCCTTGAAAAAACGAACAGTGGTCTCATCCACTATATGGAATACGGGCAGGACATCTGTCCCACCTGCGGCCAGGAGATTACTCCGGAACTTCTCAGGCAGAGGCAGAAGACACTGGAGAAAGAGCAGAAGAACCTCCGGGAGACACTTGAGCAGCTGAAAGACAAGCAAACGAAACTTGAAAGGAACTACAATGCCTTGGGTCATTATGCCATCCAGGTGAAAACGGAATTGCGAGAGAAATTGCTCAAGGGCGTAGAGCGTATCGTGACCGACAAAAAGAACGTTACCGCCCTTGAAAAACAGCTGGATGTGAAGGTT
It encodes the following:
- a CDS encoding archaea-specific SMC-related protein; translated protein: MKTVRTGNLKLVLENIGGLVGRHEYVLKEGLNLISAPNAAGKSSIIHGLQALIMDSKELEKKSHFLNAFEQSGRAELSWDHSHSVRRIIGGNGSVSVGGDAIHPEEQKCSLFAVASEDNELLARIKSGRPIRNLILEFSDYRYFQLFGEYLQGELEGNENELSKHHDTLTKLKSLYGDLKKKEQDLARCEEERGKVAEISMDAIAENKKLTMTLSSLDFELSELIAEIAHIHGKYQRVKNRIASSEDKERRLRSEVSQFEREHPDIEDELEKLQETLTEIRQKDSESEARAAVNNDSLEKTNSGLIHYMEYGQDICPTCGQEITPELLRQRQKTLEKEQKNLRETLEQLKDKQTKLERNYNALGHYAIQVKTELREKLLKGVERIVTDKKNVTALEKQLDVKVNKRKKLVEKVKELEAMVDSHLRNMLNQRRRLDEEIARLDENIKTIKAEIEDLGDVRSIVDYLVNEKSFLERAVEYVSRREEEVKTVVRKRFNEQITQVYSVMEFDDVFDKIFLDENFDLQIIRRQKGLTTQDSVASLSRGEKETVGLVLMLAGKQEHLPDFPFFIADETSFYDATRFRRIVDFITNMVGYTVVTKLVPKEEQAGLKLTHSFG